Part of the Diabrotica virgifera virgifera chromosome 6, PGI_DIABVI_V3a genome, GTACCCTCAGGTAAATCAGTGGTTTTAGATTTGGAACGAGGTCTGCTTTTTCCAGGTTTAGGAAGAACTGGAttattctcttttctttttttaattacagaaaTGGTTTTTCTGGATATTTTAAGTGCAGCGGCTACTCTCTAAAATAACAAATACATTTATAATCTTACAATTTCAATATTGTTTAACGTGTTACTTCTTGAACAGATGAAAGAGGTTCTAAGGGACCTCCATTTATTTTTTCCATCTCAAAATATTCACACAGGTTTAAAACCAATTGTTGCGACTGCGAGTTAAGCGGTTTTCCagacattatctgcaaataaatgcacattcgtaaaaatatactaatctgtaATTTCATACATTAGTGATATGTATACGTTTGGCGAACTCATATACAGTAGTTAACCATATTGACAGGCGATTActgaaaaaattttattgacgtattttaactaaataaatacttaccaaatcaaaaatac contains:
- the LOC126886927 gene encoding uncharacterized protein LOC126886927, with amino-acid sequence MKLQISIFLRMCIYLQIMSGKPLNSQSQQLVLNLCEYFEMEKINGGPLEPLSSVQERVAAALKISRKTISVIKKRKENNPVLPKPGKSRPRSKSKTTDLPEGTKITIRNTLYSMYEEKLTIFKHVKLGP